One genomic region from Salinicola endophyticus encodes:
- the mnmC gene encoding bifunctional tRNA (5-methylaminomethyl-2-thiouridine)(34)-methyltransferase MnmD/FAD-dependent 5-carboxymethylaminomethyl-2-thiouridine(34) oxidoreductase MnmC yields the protein MTDDRLAAFGERLEPAELDWRQDDAQQEAPFSTRYDDVYFSRDNGREETRFVFLDNNDLPSRFRAWDATRAFVIGETGCGTGLNLLCAWECFEQHAPATARLHLVSTEKHPLSREALERVWQSWPDFASRAQALIAQWPQPVPGVHRLRLAPRVTLDLHFGDAATCLAQLDGQVDAWFLDGFAPAKNPDMWQPALFAALASASRPGATFATFTCAGLVRRGLAAEGFQWRKVPGFGRKREMLRGEWQPDQRPIPHADSRAATPWFTPPPPRRAGHVAVIGAGIAGTSVAEALARRGSRVSLIDREGIASGASGNPQAALYVKLAAESNRQSRFYLAALLYVQRWLATLDPERSLWCDSGLLALASGEREQRRQQRFLANHALPECVVSGCDADRASALAGTPLAHAALAYPLAGWVDPVALCQRLAATPGVEFQRAALDSLAQCDGGWQLTLSTGHLQVDQVVFASGHASAAWLDGLPLQQVRGQISSLQWAAPGTPTQVLCGEGYVLPPYAGRLTFGATFTPNDGDTQLREADQRRNLEELSRTAPALHATLCADGEAAALAALDGRASVRAASPDKTPYAGPLPDSAAWRETYAALAKDARQRFTAPGRHRPGLWVSTAHGSRGLVSAPLCAELIASRLHDEPLPLARELVDHLHPGRRLIAELIRQA from the coding sequence ATGACCGACGACCGACTCGCCGCCTTCGGCGAGCGCCTGGAGCCCGCGGAACTCGACTGGCGCCAGGATGACGCGCAGCAGGAAGCGCCCTTCTCGACCCGCTACGACGACGTCTACTTCTCGCGTGACAACGGCCGCGAGGAGACACGCTTCGTGTTCCTCGACAACAACGACCTGCCGAGCCGCTTCCGCGCCTGGGACGCCACGCGCGCCTTCGTGATCGGCGAGACCGGCTGCGGCACCGGGCTCAACCTGCTGTGCGCCTGGGAGTGCTTCGAACAGCATGCGCCGGCCACGGCGCGGCTGCACCTGGTCTCCACCGAGAAGCACCCGCTGTCGCGCGAGGCACTCGAGCGGGTGTGGCAGAGCTGGCCGGACTTCGCTTCCCGCGCCCAGGCGCTGATCGCACAGTGGCCACAGCCGGTACCCGGCGTGCACCGCCTGCGCCTGGCGCCGCGGGTGACCCTGGATCTGCACTTCGGCGATGCCGCCACCTGCCTGGCACAGCTCGACGGCCAGGTGGATGCCTGGTTCCTGGATGGCTTCGCCCCGGCCAAGAATCCGGATATGTGGCAGCCGGCGCTGTTCGCCGCGCTGGCCTCGGCCAGCCGCCCGGGGGCCACCTTTGCCACCTTCACCTGCGCCGGTCTGGTACGGCGCGGCCTCGCCGCCGAGGGTTTTCAGTGGCGCAAGGTCCCGGGGTTCGGGCGCAAGCGCGAGATGCTGCGCGGCGAATGGCAGCCGGATCAGCGCCCGATTCCGCACGCCGACTCGCGCGCCGCCACGCCCTGGTTCACGCCGCCACCGCCGCGTCGCGCCGGCCACGTGGCGGTGATCGGTGCCGGGATCGCCGGCACCAGCGTGGCCGAGGCGCTGGCGCGCCGCGGCAGCCGGGTCAGCCTGATCGACCGCGAAGGCATCGCCAGCGGCGCCTCGGGCAACCCCCAGGCGGCGCTCTACGTCAAGCTGGCCGCGGAGAGCAACCGCCAGAGCCGCTTCTACCTGGCCGCCCTGCTCTACGTCCAGCGCTGGCTGGCCACCCTCGACCCCGAGCGCAGCCTGTGGTGCGACAGCGGCCTGCTCGCGCTCGCCAGCGGTGAGCGCGAGCAGCGCCGCCAGCAGCGTTTCCTGGCCAACCACGCCCTGCCCGAGTGCGTGGTCAGCGGCTGCGATGCGGACCGCGCCAGCGCGCTGGCGGGGACGCCGCTGGCGCACGCGGCGCTGGCCTATCCGCTGGCGGGCTGGGTCGACCCGGTGGCGCTCTGCCAACGTCTGGCGGCAACGCCGGGGGTCGAGTTCCAGCGCGCTGCGCTCGACTCACTCGCGCAATGCGACGGGGGCTGGCAGCTCACGCTATCCACCGGGCACCTGCAGGTGGATCAGGTGGTGTTCGCCAGCGGCCACGCCAGCGCAGCCTGGCTCGACGGCCTGCCGCTGCAGCAGGTCCGCGGCCAGATCTCGAGCCTGCAGTGGGCAGCGCCGGGCACGCCGACACAGGTGCTGTGCGGCGAAGGCTATGTGCTGCCGCCCTATGCCGGCAGGCTCACCTTCGGCGCCACCTTCACCCCCAACGACGGCGATACACAGCTGCGCGAGGCCGACCAGCGGCGCAACCTGGAGGAGCTTTCGCGCACCGCCCCGGCGCTGCACGCTACGCTTTGCGCCGATGGCGAGGCGGCGGCCCTGGCCGCACTCGACGGCCGTGCCAGCGTGCGCGCCGCCAGCCCCGACAAGACGCCCTACGCCGGGCCACTGCCGGATAGCGCCGCCTGGCGAGAAACGTACGCCGCACTGGCCAAGGACGCGCGGCAGCGCTTTACCGCCCCCGGGCGTCACCGTCCGGGTCTCTGGGTGAGCACCGCCCATGGCTCGCGCGGGCTGGTCAGCGCGCCGCTGTGCGCCGAGCTGATCGCCTCACGCCTGCATGACGAGCCGCTGCCGCTGGCACGGGAGCTGGTCGATCACCTGCACCCAGGGCGGCGGCTGATCGCCGAGCTGATCCGCCAGGCGTGA
- a CDS encoding PHP domain-containing protein, which translates to MPMSLAASDSESTAAPLARAPLTAATPLDEARGVDLHLHSSASDGRLTPTELVDLCHAKGLSHIALTDHDTLAGVEEARQRCAHHGMRLLCASELSCQWRGMAIHIVALLPQGPNADFTANLEGLAEARVRRAEEIARRLEKLGLDDALARARAIAGSERPLGRPDFAQALVDAGMAADRQAAFKRYLGAGKRGDVKTHWPALETVVGWIVDAGGVAVVAHPLRYGMTRRKRDLLFEAFIGAGGQAAELVSGYQNRDTTFDLARQLAHHELYGSLGSDFHFPGGALAPGTLSPAPRSHVRPVWAHPALADVVAPC; encoded by the coding sequence ATGCCCATGTCCCTTGCCGCCAGTGATTCCGAGAGTACCGCCGCGCCGCTTGCGCGCGCGCCCCTGACCGCCGCCACCCCGCTGGACGAGGCCCGCGGTGTCGATCTGCACCTGCACTCCAGTGCCTCCGATGGCCGGCTCACGCCCACCGAGCTGGTCGATCTGTGCCATGCCAAGGGGCTTTCGCATATCGCGCTGACCGACCACGACACCCTGGCCGGGGTCGAGGAGGCGCGCCAGCGCTGCGCGCATCACGGTATGCGTCTGCTGTGTGCCAGCGAGCTGTCGTGCCAGTGGCGCGGCATGGCGATTCATATCGTGGCGCTGCTGCCCCAGGGGCCGAACGCTGATTTCACGGCCAATCTCGAAGGGCTGGCCGAGGCGCGGGTGCGGCGTGCCGAGGAGATTGCCCGACGGCTGGAGAAGCTGGGGCTCGACGACGCCCTGGCTCGGGCGCGGGCGATCGCCGGTAGTGAGCGCCCACTGGGGCGGCCCGATTTCGCTCAGGCACTGGTCGATGCCGGGATGGCTGCGGACCGTCAGGCGGCGTTCAAGCGCTATCTGGGGGCCGGCAAGCGCGGTGACGTCAAGACCCACTGGCCGGCGCTGGAGACGGTGGTCGGCTGGATCGTCGATGCCGGCGGCGTCGCCGTGGTCGCGCATCCGCTGCGCTATGGCATGACCCGGCGCAAGCGTGATCTGCTGTTCGAGGCCTTCATCGGCGCTGGCGGGCAGGCTGCGGAGTTGGTGAGTGGTTACCAGAACCGCGATACCACCTTCGATCTGGCGCGTCAGCTCGCCCACCACGAACTCTACGGCTCGCTCGGCAGCGACTTCCATTTCCCCGGCGGTGCGCTGGCGCCGGGCACGCTCAGTCCGGCGCCGCGCTCCCACGTGCGCCCGGTGTGGGCGCATCCCGCCCTGGCCGATGTCGTCGCCCCCTGCTGA
- a CDS encoding L-threonylcarbamoyladenylate synthase — MTQFFQIHAQNPQKRLIDQAIGILRQGGVVAYPTDSGYALGCCLGEKKAIEKIKWLRQLDDRHNFTLVCSDLSEIGTYAKVDNSVFRLLKSHTPGPYTFILNATSEVPRLLLHPKRRSIGVRVPDHRITHALLETLGEPLMSVTLIPVDEELPMTDAEEIRERYGAHIDLIIDGGACHLEPTTVVDLREIPPTLVREGRGDPAPFR; from the coding sequence ATGACCCAGTTTTTCCAGATCCATGCGCAGAACCCGCAGAAGCGCCTGATCGATCAGGCGATCGGTATCCTGCGCCAGGGTGGCGTGGTCGCCTATCCGACCGACTCCGGTTATGCACTGGGCTGCTGCCTGGGCGAGAAGAAGGCGATCGAGAAGATCAAGTGGCTGCGCCAGCTCGATGACCGTCACAACTTCACCCTGGTGTGCTCCGATCTTTCCGAGATCGGCACCTACGCCAAGGTCGACAACAGCGTCTTCCGCCTGCTCAAGTCGCACACCCCCGGGCCCTACACCTTCATTCTCAACGCCACCAGCGAAGTGCCGCGCCTGCTGCTGCACCCCAAGCGGCGTTCGATCGGCGTGCGCGTGCCCGACCACCGTATTACCCATGCGCTGCTCGAGACCCTGGGTGAGCCGCTGATGAGCGTGACCCTGATCCCGGTGGATGAAGAGCTGCCGATGACAGATGCCGAGGAGATCCGCGAACGCTACGGCGCGCATATCGACCTGATCATCGATGGCGGTGCCTGCCACCTGGAGCCAACCACGGTGGTCGATCTGCGCGAGATCCCGCCGACCCTGGTGCGCGAAGGGCGCGGCGACCCCGCGCCGTTCCGCTGA
- a CDS encoding YciI family protein, with amino-acid sequence MRYAIIGHDNDSSLSLRREARPAHLARLEALRDDGRLILAGPFPAIDGEDPGEAGFSGSLIVAEFESLEAARAWADADPYVAAGVYAKVEVKPFKHVLP; translated from the coding sequence ATGCGCTACGCCATCATCGGTCATGACAACGATTCGAGCCTTTCGCTGCGGCGCGAGGCGCGCCCGGCCCATCTGGCACGCCTGGAAGCGCTGCGCGACGACGGCCGCCTGATCCTGGCCGGCCCCTTCCCCGCCATCGACGGCGAAGATCCGGGCGAGGCCGGCTTCAGCGGCAGCCTGATCGTCGCCGAGTTCGAGTCGCTGGAAGCCGCCCGGGCCTGGGCCGACGCCGACCCTTACGTCGCCGCCGGGGTCTACGCCAAGGTCGAGGTCAAGCCGTTCAAGCACGTCCTGCCCTGA
- a CDS encoding YheU family protein, whose translation MSRFVEVPHRMLPAETLDALLETFVTRQGYDTTDVASDMHDWVRELRRQLERGELLIVHDLQTESTEVMTLAQWQSFGRAVADDEEEGDW comes from the coding sequence ATGAGCCGCTTTGTCGAAGTCCCCCACCGCATGCTGCCGGCGGAGACGCTGGACGCGCTGCTCGAGACCTTCGTTACCCGTCAGGGCTACGACACCACCGATGTCGCCAGCGACATGCACGACTGGGTGCGCGAACTCCGGCGCCAGCTCGAACGCGGCGAGCTGCTGATTGTTCACGATCTGCAGACCGAGTCGACCGAGGTGATGACGCTGGCCCAGTGGCAGAGCTTCGGCCGCGCGGTGGCCGATGACGAGGAGGAGGGCGACTGGTAG
- a CDS encoding ATP-binding protein, translated as MKRLRLSAQIFILVASMIVLTLGVAFLLFDYQLKENLERAQGERVMGLAAALADRSDIRHALEATPIVHDADSALRRHVEALRERLGVDFITVMDRDHLRLTHPDPNEVGRHFRGGDEGPALAGESYVSRSEGTLGVSIRGFAPVRAADGQVIGAVATGVTLSRVGLLLAEKRQVVLLGTLLLMLVGGLGAWWLARYIKRILLGFEPHQISQWVQERQALLASLHEGVLAIDAGGELSLINPAARELLAPVGAAPATGVPAATLAQLFGDGTPAINQRLTLNGRALIVNRVQIRERARPRRRGREVAADNGAERIDETRSGGSVVTLRDRSEVNRLAEELTGVSRYAQALRASTHEFKNRLHVILGLVQLRDLGRLERYLHELDDTLIAPAAARVSGVKDPVLAGFLLAKGSEARERRIELEVELESDIPAAAEEEVCHLLVTIIGNLLENAFEAVAGRDERQVTLTLGLDAEALSLHVADSGCGMDAAQRDEVLEQGVSTKGEGRGYGLAMVRAHIDSRGGHLAIYSTPGRGTLVEVTLPYAVAPSWITDGVT; from the coding sequence GTGAAACGACTGCGTCTCAGTGCCCAGATCTTCATCCTCGTGGCCAGCATGATCGTGCTGACCCTGGGGGTGGCTTTTCTGCTGTTCGACTATCAGCTCAAGGAGAACCTCGAACGCGCCCAGGGTGAGCGGGTGATGGGGCTGGCGGCGGCACTCGCCGACCGCAGCGACATCCGCCATGCGCTCGAGGCCACGCCGATCGTCCACGATGCCGACTCGGCGCTGCGTCGGCACGTCGAAGCCCTGCGCGAGCGCCTGGGGGTCGACTTCATCACCGTGATGGATCGCGACCACCTGCGTCTCACCCACCCCGACCCCAACGAGGTCGGGCGCCACTTCCGCGGCGGCGACGAGGGGCCGGCGCTGGCGGGGGAGTCCTATGTGTCGCGCTCCGAGGGTACGCTCGGGGTGAGCATCCGCGGCTTCGCCCCGGTGCGCGCCGCCGACGGCCAGGTGATCGGCGCGGTGGCCACCGGCGTGACCCTCTCCCGGGTCGGGCTGCTGCTGGCCGAGAAGCGTCAGGTGGTGCTGCTGGGCACGCTGCTGCTGATGCTCGTCGGCGGTCTCGGCGCCTGGTGGCTGGCGCGCTACATCAAGCGCATTCTGCTCGGCTTCGAGCCGCACCAGATCTCGCAGTGGGTGCAGGAGCGCCAGGCGCTGTTGGCGTCGCTTCACGAAGGGGTGCTGGCGATCGACGCCGGCGGTGAACTGAGCCTGATCAACCCCGCGGCGCGTGAGCTGCTGGCCCCGGTGGGGGCGGCACCCGCCACCGGCGTGCCCGCCGCTACCCTGGCCCAACTGTTCGGCGACGGCACCCCGGCGATCAACCAGCGGCTGACCCTCAACGGCCGCGCGCTGATCGTCAATCGGGTGCAGATCCGGGAGCGGGCTCGGCCTCGCCGCCGCGGGCGCGAGGTCGCCGCTGACAACGGCGCGGAGCGCATCGACGAGACCCGCAGCGGCGGCAGCGTGGTGACCCTGCGCGATCGTAGCGAGGTCAACCGCCTGGCCGAGGAGCTGACCGGGGTCAGCCGCTACGCCCAGGCGCTGCGCGCCTCCACCCACGAATTCAAGAACCGCCTGCATGTGATCCTGGGGCTGGTCCAGCTGCGTGACCTGGGGCGTCTGGAGCGCTATCTGCACGAACTCGACGATACCCTGATCGCCCCCGCTGCGGCGCGCGTCTCCGGGGTCAAGGATCCGGTGCTGGCGGGCTTTCTGCTGGCCAAGGGCAGCGAGGCGCGGGAGCGCCGCATCGAGCTCGAGGTGGAGCTGGAGAGCGATATCCCGGCGGCGGCCGAGGAGGAGGTGTGCCATCTGCTGGTGACGATCATCGGCAATCTGCTGGAGAACGCCTTCGAAGCGGTCGCCGGACGCGACGAGCGCCAGGTCACCCTGACGCTGGGGCTGGATGCCGAGGCGCTGTCGCTGCACGTCGCCGACAGCGGCTGCGGCATGGACGCGGCCCAGCGCGACGAGGTGCTCGAGCAGGGGGTGTCGACCAAGGGCGAGGGGCGTGGCTATGGCCTGGCTATGGTCCGCGCCCACATCGATTCCCGCGGTGGCCATCTGGCGATCTATTCCACCCCCGGACGTGGCACCCTGGTCGAGGTGACATTACCCTACGCGGTGGCCCCATCCTGGATTACCGACGGAGTGACATGA
- a CDS encoding septation protein A produces MKLLFDFLPIAIFFAVYHLTGDIITATAILIPATVIQLGVVWWRQRRIEKMLLITSIIVIASAGATIAFRDPAFIQWKPTVINALFGIAFLFSPLFGGQTLAQRMMGKAVSLPAAVWRRLNLAWVLFFFAMAILNVFVFTHYDEATWVDFKLFGMLGLTLLFVIGQALFLARHMSRSTPEEPS; encoded by the coding sequence ATGAAACTGCTGTTCGACTTTCTCCCCATCGCGATCTTCTTTGCCGTCTATCATCTGACCGGCGATATCATCACGGCCACCGCCATCCTGATCCCCGCCACCGTGATTCAGCTCGGCGTGGTGTGGTGGCGCCAGCGGCGCATCGAGAAGATGCTGCTGATCACCTCGATCATCGTGATCGCCTCCGCCGGCGCCACCATCGCCTTCCGCGATCCGGCGTTCATCCAGTGGAAGCCGACCGTCATCAACGCCCTGTTCGGCATCGCCTTCCTGTTCTCGCCGCTGTTCGGCGGGCAGACCCTGGCCCAGCGCATGATGGGCAAGGCGGTATCGCTGCCGGCGGCGGTCTGGCGACGGCTCAATCTCGCCTGGGTGCTGTTCTTCTTCGCCATGGCGATTCTCAACGTCTTCGTCTTCACCCACTACGACGAAGCGACCTGGGTCGACTTCAAGCTGTTCGGCATGCTCGGACTGACGCTGCTGTTCGTGATCGGACAGGCGCTCTTCCTGGCACGTCACATGTCCCGCTCAACCCCTGAGGAGCCCTCCTGA
- a CDS encoding response regulator: MSMRVLVVEDDPMVMRLNVEFLNRIEGISLVAQCEDLPAARDVLQRESVDLLLLDVFLREHNGLALVRELRRQARDIQIILITAASEMETVREAKHLGVDDYLVKPFEFQRFQEALSHCLDTHRRLAGLPARAHQRDVDALFRRDGAAVAPPQRPGDLPKGLTLNSLSQVARAAAEHQEATFTTEALSEDTGMSRVSVRKYLKHLVDQGVLEESFHYGHIGRPSFTYRCLDAEALGRLGGTPTS, translated from the coding sequence ATGAGCATGCGTGTACTGGTGGTAGAAGACGACCCGATGGTCATGCGGCTCAACGTCGAGTTTCTCAATCGCATCGAGGGGATCAGCCTGGTCGCCCAGTGCGAGGATCTGCCCGCTGCGCGGGACGTGCTGCAGCGTGAGTCGGTGGATCTGCTGCTGCTGGATGTCTTTCTGCGCGAGCACAACGGCCTGGCGCTGGTGCGCGAGCTGCGCCGCCAGGCCCGCGATATCCAGATCATCCTGATCACCGCGGCCTCGGAGATGGAGACGGTGCGTGAGGCCAAGCATCTGGGGGTCGACGACTATCTGGTCAAGCCGTTCGAGTTCCAGCGCTTCCAGGAGGCGCTGAGCCACTGTCTGGATACCCATCGGCGGCTGGCCGGGCTGCCGGCGCGTGCCCATCAGCGCGACGTCGATGCGCTGTTCCGCCGCGATGGCGCTGCCGTGGCGCCGCCCCAGCGCCCCGGCGACCTGCCCAAGGGACTCACCCTCAACTCGCTGTCGCAGGTGGCGCGCGCCGCCGCCGAGCACCAAGAGGCGACCTTCACCACCGAGGCGCTGAGCGAGGATACCGGGATGTCGCGGGTCTCGGTGCGCAAATACCTCAAGCACCTGGTGGATCAGGGCGTGCTCGAAGAGTCCTTCCACTACGGCCATATCGGCCGCCCCTCCTTCACCTACCGCTGTCTCGACGCCGAGGCGCTGGGGCGGCTGGGCGGTACGCCGACCTCCTGA
- a CDS encoding HAD family acid phosphatase, whose protein sequence is MTITSPISRGIAGALLLGGLLCATSATAQTAPAASAGECAPKEYAMALRYQQQSAEVQALQRQNYALATMRLAQKIAAHPDATNLAIMTDLDETVIDNSALLVRDMQACHDFTSWDTWKVWERQGHPRLIPGARAFLDYADAHGVTIFYVSDRYDENKAATLATLKALRLPQVDDAQVRLLGPSKAERRAAIERDYRLVLQLGDSLADFSGDFHHADLASQKRLVAEQAAHFGDDWIMFPNASYGSWSDATLEAWAAPLKTD, encoded by the coding sequence ATGACAATCACCTCCCCTATCAGTCGCGGCATCGCCGGCGCCCTGCTGCTCGGCGGCCTGCTGTGTGCCACCAGCGCAACCGCGCAGACAGCGCCCGCTGCGAGCGCTGGCGAGTGCGCGCCCAAAGAGTACGCCATGGCGCTGCGCTACCAGCAGCAGTCGGCGGAGGTCCAGGCGCTGCAGCGCCAGAACTATGCCCTGGCCACGATGCGCCTGGCGCAGAAGATCGCTGCCCACCCCGACGCCACCAATCTGGCGATCATGACCGACCTCGATGAGACGGTGATCGACAACAGCGCGCTGCTGGTGCGCGACATGCAGGCGTGTCACGACTTCACCAGCTGGGATACCTGGAAGGTGTGGGAGCGCCAGGGGCATCCGCGCCTGATTCCCGGCGCCCGGGCCTTCCTCGACTATGCCGACGCCCACGGCGTAACGATCTTCTACGTCTCCGACCGCTACGACGAGAACAAGGCCGCCACGCTGGCGACGCTGAAAGCGCTGCGTCTGCCCCAGGTCGACGACGCCCAGGTGCGCCTGCTGGGGCCCTCCAAGGCCGAGCGCCGTGCCGCCATCGAGCGCGACTATCGGCTGGTGCTGCAACTCGGCGACTCGCTGGCCGACTTCTCCGGCGACTTTCATCACGCCGATCTGGCCTCCCAGAAGCGCCTGGTGGCCGAGCAGGCGGCGCACTTCGGCGACGACTGGATCATGTTCCCCAATGCCAGCTATGGCAGCTGGAGCGACGCGACGCTGGAAGCGTGGGCGGCACCGCTCAAGACGGATTGA
- a CDS encoding 2-hydroxycarboxylate transporter family protein — translation MTATVTQNAHAESARPRHWLSTPIFGLPLPLFAIAALVMIAAIATDTIPTGMIGALLVMMIFGELLGFLGDRLPIIKSYLGGGAILAIFGAAALVYVNWLPADVTDNVTQFMKSGGFLNFYIAALITGSILGMDSKVLVKVGSRYALPLVCAVLFAALFAVAVGWLLGFSPQDAVVVITLPIMGGGMGAGAVPMSQIYEQLLGQPASYYISILVPALALGNVFAIIIAGLLNGLANRMPSLTGNGQMMPGVEIEERESKPDLSKLGIGLVAALTFFVAGEILGDFIPLHPYALMIILVAVLKIANLVPESVNEAASQWFKFVAKNWTFALLFGIGIAYTDLGQVIDAISVTYVLIVFAVVAGAAFGAGLVGKLVGFYPIESAITAGLCMANMGGTGDVAVLSAAKRMQLMPFAQISSRLGGALILLISSIVVPLFFT, via the coding sequence ATGACCGCAACCGTGACGCAAAACGCTCACGCCGAGTCGGCCCGACCGCGCCACTGGCTGTCGACGCCGATCTTCGGCCTTCCGCTACCGCTGTTCGCCATCGCCGCGCTGGTAATGATCGCCGCCATCGCCACCGATACGATCCCCACCGGCATGATCGGCGCCCTGCTGGTGATGATGATCTTCGGCGAGCTGCTCGGGTTCCTCGGTGACCGCCTGCCGATCATCAAAAGCTATCTCGGCGGTGGCGCGATTCTCGCCATCTTCGGCGCCGCGGCGCTGGTCTACGTCAACTGGCTGCCCGCCGATGTCACCGACAACGTCACCCAGTTCATGAAGAGCGGCGGCTTTCTCAACTTCTACATCGCCGCGCTGATCACCGGCAGCATCCTGGGCATGGACTCCAAGGTGCTGGTCAAAGTCGGTTCGCGCTATGCCCTACCGCTGGTCTGCGCGGTGCTGTTCGCGGCGCTGTTCGCGGTGGCGGTGGGCTGGCTGCTGGGCTTCTCGCCCCAGGACGCGGTGGTGGTGATCACGCTGCCGATCATGGGTGGTGGCATGGGCGCCGGCGCGGTGCCGATGAGCCAGATCTACGAGCAGCTGCTGGGCCAGCCGGCGAGCTACTACATCTCGATCCTGGTGCCGGCGCTGGCGCTGGGCAATGTCTTCGCCATCATCATCGCCGGCCTGCTCAACGGTCTGGCCAACCGGATGCCGAGCCTGACCGGCAACGGCCAGATGATGCCGGGCGTGGAGATCGAAGAGCGCGAGAGCAAGCCCGATCTCTCCAAGCTGGGCATCGGTCTGGTCGCGGCACTGACCTTCTTCGTCGCTGGCGAGATCCTGGGCGACTTCATCCCGCTGCACCCCTACGCGCTGATGATCATCCTGGTCGCCGTGCTCAAGATCGCCAACCTGGTGCCGGAGTCGGTCAACGAAGCCGCCTCGCAGTGGTTCAAGTTCGTCGCCAAGAACTGGACCTTCGCCCTGCTGTTCGGTATCGGCATCGCCTACACCGATCTCGGCCAGGTCATCGACGCGATCTCGGTCACCTATGTGCTGATCGTCTTCGCGGTGGTCGCCGGTGCGGCCTTCGGCGCTGGGCTGGTGGGCAAGCTGGTCGGCTTCTACCCGATCGAGTCGGCCATCACCGCCGGCCTGTGCATGGCCAACATGGGCGGCACCGGCGACGTTGCCGTGCTCTCCGCGGCCAAGCGCATGCAGCTGATGCCGTTCGCGCAGATCTCTTCGCGCCTCGGCGGGGCGCTGATTCTGCTGATCTCGAGCATCGTGGTGCCGCTGTTCTTCACCTGA